TGTTCTTGTTCACATCGGCTCAAGCCCTGTTTAGCGGTAATGAGGGTGCGGCGTTCCGTCAACGCGACGTGCTGACGATCTTCTTTATTATCCCCATCTCCGTGGGCTTCTTCAATGTCAGAGGATGGCTGGCTCATCGCCTTGGATTGCATCATGCGCGGTTAAACATTCAGCATATTGAAAGCGGATAATCAGATGGCGCCTGAAAACGGAAATCTTACCGAGTTCCTCCGGGAAGCCGACTCCCAGCCGGAAGCCCTGGCAGACCTGATCGAGTTCTACCGCACAGAGGGAGCGCCGCTGCTTACCCGCTGGCGCGAGTTGCTGGCAAAATATTCGCGAGTGGAATTTATCGGGATGGGCACCAGCGAGATCGCACCCCTGCTGATCCGCTCCAGCCTCGCCTCGGCCGGAATTGGAGTTAGTATTGTCGATGCCGGAGAGTATGTTCATTACCATAACGCTGATCCGGCTGAGGGCACCCTGTCAGTGCTGATCTCCCAGTCCGGCGAAAGCGCGGAAACCAAAAAGGCCACTGCCGCTCTTGCCGGACAGGGCGCTCCCGTAGCAGTGATCGTCAACGACGAGGACAGCTCGATGGCCGCCGCGGCTAAGCTGGTGCTGCCGCTCAAGGCCGGCGACGAGAACTCGATATCCAGCAAGACCTACCTCAACACCCTGTCCGTGCTCCATCTGATGGCCGGCGGAGAGCTGGCCGAGCTGGATAAAGTCGCCGGCACGATTGGCCGCGGTCTCGATAAACCGGCGATAATCAGCGCCGCAGAACACCTGATGCCCGCAGACAGTATCCATTTCATCGGCCGCGGTCCGGCGCTGTGCTCGGCCGGCCAGCTCGCGCTGACATTCATGGAAGGGGCGCAGGCCCATGGCAGGGCGTTTACCGGCGGCGCGTTCCGTCACGGCCCCTACGAGGTCCTGGGACCCGGCCACCGGGCCGTAGTCCTGGCCCCCGGCGGCAGGACTGTCAAACTCTGCCTGGCGATGGCGAACGAGATGGCCGGCGCCGGCAGCCACGTCGTGCTGGTAACCGACCTGGATGAAATCGAGCCGCGGGAAAACCTGGTGGTGCTCAAGGTGAAAAACCCGGTCGGCGAGCGGACTTTTCCGCTTGCATTCGCCAGGGTGCAGGCCTGGCTGCTGCATCACGTGGCACGCCTGAGAGGATACGAGGCCGGCTTTTTAAGCAGGGTCAGCAAGGTTACGGATGTGGAGTGAGGTCTAACCGGCGGCTGTTCCGGGGCGG
This window of the Candidatus Glassbacteria bacterium genome carries:
- a CDS encoding SIS domain-containing protein translates to MAPENGNLTEFLREADSQPEALADLIEFYRTEGAPLLTRWRELLAKYSRVEFIGMGTSEIAPLLIRSSLASAGIGVSIVDAGEYVHYHNADPAEGTLSVLISQSGESAETKKATAALAGQGAPVAVIVNDEDSSMAAAAKLVLPLKAGDENSISSKTYLNTLSVLHLMAGGELAELDKVAGTIGRGLDKPAIISAAEHLMPADSIHFIGRGPALCSAGQLALTFMEGAQAHGRAFTGGAFRHGPYEVLGPGHRAVVLAPGGRTVKLCLAMANEMAGAGSHVVLVTDLDEIEPRENLVVLKVKNPVGERTFPLAFARVQAWLLHHVARLRGYEAGFLSRVSKVTDVE